One region of Streptomyces davaonensis JCM 4913 genomic DNA includes:
- a CDS encoding tryptophan 2,3-dioxygenase family protein, which translates to MSHEAHETQEPETPHLDFAGTTPYEDYVKADVLTHLQHTLSDDPGEMVFLVTTQVMELWFTVVVHEWETAAHALREDRVPVAIDALKRSVRELEALNASWKPLGQLTPAQFNSYRSALGEGSGFQSAMYRRMEFLLGEKSASMLVPHRGAPRVHAELEKALHEPSLYDEVLRLLSRRGHAIPASVLHRDVSQRYEPSDAVEAAWTAVYSGDAGDEVARLGEALTDVGELVWRWRNDHLVATRRAMGSKAGTGGSAGVAWLEKRARKNVFPELWTARSHV; encoded by the coding sequence ATGTCCCACGAGGCTCACGAAACCCAGGAGCCCGAGACCCCGCATCTCGACTTCGCAGGCACGACGCCGTACGAGGACTACGTCAAGGCGGACGTGCTCACCCACCTCCAGCACACCCTCTCCGACGATCCCGGAGAGATGGTCTTCCTGGTCACCACCCAGGTGATGGAGCTGTGGTTCACCGTCGTCGTCCATGAGTGGGAGACCGCCGCGCACGCGCTGCGCGAGGACCGGGTGCCGGTCGCGATCGACGCGCTGAAGCGTTCGGTACGGGAGCTGGAGGCGCTGAACGCCTCCTGGAAGCCGCTCGGCCAGCTCACCCCGGCCCAGTTCAACTCCTACCGCTCCGCCCTCGGCGAGGGCTCCGGCTTCCAGTCGGCGATGTACCGGCGGATGGAGTTCCTGCTCGGCGAGAAGTCCGCGTCCATGCTCGTCCCGCACCGCGGCGCGCCCCGCGTCCACGCGGAACTGGAGAAGGCGCTGCACGAGCCGAGCCTGTACGACGAGGTGCTGCGGCTGCTGTCCCGGCGCGGGCACGCGATCCCCGCCTCCGTGCTGCACCGTGACGTCTCCCAGCGCTACGAGCCCTCCGACGCGGTCGAGGCCGCCTGGACCGCCGTCTACTCCGGGGACGCCGGGGACGAGGTCGCCCGGCTGGGCGAGGCGCTCACGGACGTCGGGGAGCTGGTGTGGCGCTGGCGCAACGACCACCTGGTCGCCACCCGCCGCGCGATGGGCTCGAAGGCGGGCACGGGCGGTTCCGCCGGGGTGGCCTGGCTGGAGAAGCGTGCCCGCAAGAACGTCTTCCCCGAGCTGTGGACGGCGAGGTCCCATGTCTGA
- a CDS encoding DUF3151 domain-containing protein yields MTIHENLLGGPPPTHLPDDPEPRELLASGTAPADVAAKYPTSSLAWAQLADEAFERGSVVESYAYARTGYHRGLDALRRNGWKGHGPVPWEHEPNRGFLRALHALARAAGSIGEQEEYERCSQFLKDSSPTAAQTLG; encoded by the coding sequence ATGACGATTCACGAGAACCTCCTCGGGGGACCGCCCCCGACCCACCTCCCCGACGATCCGGAGCCGCGTGAGCTGCTCGCGTCCGGTACGGCGCCCGCCGATGTCGCCGCGAAGTACCCGACGTCCTCCCTGGCCTGGGCACAACTGGCCGACGAGGCGTTCGAGCGGGGCAGCGTCGTGGAGTCGTACGCCTACGCCCGTACCGGCTACCACCGCGGCCTGGACGCGCTGCGCCGCAACGGCTGGAAGGGCCACGGCCCGGTGCCCTGGGAGCACGAGCCGAACCGCGGCTTCCTGCGCGCCCTGCACGCCCTCGCCCGCGCCGCGGGTTCGATCGGCGAGCAGGAGGAGTACGAGCGCTGCTCGCAGTTCCTGAAGGACTCCTCGCCGACCGCGGCCCAGACGCTCGGCTAG
- a CDS encoding MFS transporter gives MPDVRLASPQGRWILLTTILGSSMALLDSTVVNIALPAIGRDLDANLSALQWTSNAYLVTLAGLILLGGSLGDRYGRRKIFVIGVVWFAVASLLCGIAPNAGVLIAARALQGVGGALLTPGSLALIQASFHPDDRARAVGLWSGFGGIGAAVGPFLGGWLVDGPGWRWVFLLNVPLALVCVPVALRHVPESGDGTKHGRFDVLGAALGALSLALVTYALIEADWITAVLGVVLGVAFVYVEKRRPDPMMPLDIFASRQFTAVNLVTLCVYAALGGFFFLAVIQLQVVSGYSALAAGTALLPTTVLMLLLSARSGALADRIGPRIPLTVGPLVSAAGLLLMLRVGPDASYVTDVLPAVLVFGFGLVTLVAPLTATVLASVNVARAGLASGINNAAARAAGLVAVAALPLLTGMGEEAYRDPAAFDDAFGEAMLWCAGVLIAGSVLAFATVRSLPPDCRRPECRTYGAITTPPLEGEPTKKRLA, from the coding sequence ATGCCCGACGTACGGCTCGCCTCCCCGCAGGGCCGCTGGATCCTGCTGACCACGATCCTCGGCTCCAGCATGGCCCTGCTGGACTCCACCGTCGTCAACATCGCCCTGCCCGCCATCGGCCGCGATCTCGACGCGAACCTCTCCGCCCTCCAGTGGACGTCCAACGCCTACCTGGTCACCCTGGCCGGACTGATCCTCCTCGGCGGCTCCCTCGGCGACCGCTACGGCCGCCGCAAGATCTTCGTCATCGGTGTGGTGTGGTTCGCCGTGGCCTCGCTGCTGTGCGGGATCGCCCCGAACGCGGGGGTCCTGATCGCCGCGCGTGCCCTGCAAGGGGTGGGCGGCGCGCTGCTCACGCCGGGGTCCTTGGCGTTGATCCAGGCCTCCTTCCATCCCGACGACCGGGCGCGCGCGGTCGGCCTGTGGTCCGGGTTCGGCGGCATCGGGGCGGCCGTGGGGCCGTTCCTCGGCGGCTGGCTGGTGGACGGGCCCGGCTGGCGGTGGGTGTTCCTGCTGAACGTGCCGCTGGCGCTGGTGTGCGTGCCCGTCGCGCTGCGCCATGTGCCCGAGTCCGGTGACGGCACCAAGCACGGCCGCTTCGACGTCCTCGGCGCGGCGCTCGGAGCGCTGTCGCTCGCCCTGGTGACGTACGCGCTGATCGAGGCGGACTGGATCACCGCGGTCCTGGGCGTGGTCCTCGGGGTGGCCTTCGTGTACGTCGAGAAGCGGCGGCCCGACCCGATGATGCCGCTGGACATCTTCGCGTCCCGCCAGTTCACCGCCGTCAATCTGGTCACCCTGTGCGTGTACGCGGCCCTCGGCGGGTTCTTCTTCCTCGCCGTGATCCAGCTCCAGGTCGTCTCCGGGTACTCGGCCCTGGCCGCCGGTACGGCACTGCTGCCGACGACCGTCCTGATGCTGCTGCTGTCGGCCCGGTCCGGCGCCCTGGCCGACAGGATCGGCCCGCGTATCCCGCTCACCGTCGGACCGCTGGTGAGCGCGGCCGGACTGCTGCTGATGCTGCGCGTCGGCCCGGACGCCTCCTACGTCACCGACGTCCTGCCCGCAGTCCTCGTCTTCGGGTTCGGCCTGGTCACCCTGGTCGCCCCGCTGACGGCCACCGTCCTCGCCTCCGTGAACGTCGCGCGGGCGGGCCTGGCCAGCGGCATCAACAACGCGGCGGCCCGTGCGGCGGGCCTCGTCGCGGTGGCCGCGCTGCCGCTGCTGACCGGGATGGGCGAGGAGGCCTACCGTGACCCGGCCGCCTTCGACGACGCCTTCGGCGAGGCGATGCTCTGGTGCGCGGGCGTGCTGATCGCGGGCTCCGTCCTGGCCTTCGCGACCGTACGCAGCCTCCCGCCGGACTGCCGGCGGCCCGAGTGCCGTACGTACGGGGCGATCACGACGCCACCGCTGGAAGGGGAGCCGACAAAGAAGCGGCTCGCGTAG
- the fbaA gene encoding class II fructose-bisphosphate aldolase: MPIATPEVYNEMLDRAKAGKFAYPAINVTSSQTLHAALRGFAEAESDGIVQISTGGAEFLGGQHSKDMVTGAVALAEFAHIVAAKYDVNIALHTDHCPKDKLDGYVRPLIAVSEERVKAGRNPLFQSHMWDGSAETLADNLAIAQELLPRAAAAKIILEVEITPTGGEEDGVSHEINDELYTTVDDALRTAEALGLGEKGRYLLAASFGNVHGVYKPGNVVLRPELLKDLQQGVGEKYGKSSPFDFVFHGGSGSTAEEIATALENGVVKMNLDTDTQYAFTRPVAAHMFQNYDGVLKVDGEVGNKKTYDPRTWGKLAEASMAARVLEACGNLRSTGTKIK; this comes from the coding sequence ATGCCCATCGCAACCCCCGAGGTCTACAACGAGATGCTCGACCGGGCGAAGGCAGGCAAGTTCGCCTACCCGGCCATCAATGTGACCTCCTCCCAGACCCTGCACGCTGCGCTGCGCGGCTTCGCGGAGGCCGAGAGCGACGGCATCGTCCAGATCTCCACCGGTGGCGCGGAGTTCCTCGGCGGCCAGCACAGCAAGGACATGGTCACCGGCGCCGTCGCCCTGGCCGAGTTCGCGCACATCGTCGCCGCCAAGTACGACGTCAACATCGCGCTGCACACCGACCACTGCCCCAAGGACAAGCTGGACGGCTACGTACGCCCGCTGATCGCCGTCTCCGAGGAGCGCGTGAAGGCCGGCCGCAACCCGCTGTTCCAGTCGCACATGTGGGACGGCTCGGCCGAGACCCTCGCCGACAACCTGGCCATCGCCCAGGAACTGCTGCCCCGCGCCGCCGCCGCCAAGATCATCCTTGAGGTGGAGATCACCCCGACCGGCGGCGAGGAGGACGGCGTCAGCCACGAGATCAACGACGAGCTGTACACGACCGTCGACGACGCGCTCCGTACCGCCGAGGCCCTGGGCCTGGGCGAGAAGGGCCGCTACCTGCTGGCCGCCTCCTTCGGCAACGTGCACGGCGTCTACAAGCCGGGCAACGTCGTCCTGCGTCCCGAGCTGCTGAAGGACCTCCAGCAGGGCGTGGGCGAGAAGTACGGCAAGTCGAGCCCGTTCGACTTCGTCTTCCACGGCGGCTCCGGCTCCACCGCCGAGGAGATCGCCACCGCGCTGGAGAACGGCGTCGTGAAGATGAACCTGGACACGGACACCCAGTACGCCTTCACGCGTCCGGTCGCCGCGCACATGTTCCAGAACTACGACGGCGTCCTGAAGGTCGACGGCGAGGTCGGCAACAAGAAGACCTACGACCCGCGCACCTGGGGCAAGCTGGCCGAGGCGAGCATGGCCGCGCGTGTCCTGGAGGCGTGCGGCAACCTGCGCTCGACGGGCACCAAGATCAAGTAG
- the pyrE gene encoding orotate phosphoribosyltransferase, protein MTDVRGALLKQIKDKAVVHGKVTLSSGLEADYYVDLRRITLDGEAAPLVGQVLLDLTADLEFDAVGGLTMGADPVAAAMLHAAAARGRKVDAFVVRKAAKAHGLQRRVEGPDIAGRRVLVVEDTSTTGGSPLAAVEAVREAGAEVVAVATIVDRATGAAEKIEAGAGVPYRFAYSKDELGLD, encoded by the coding sequence ATGACGGACGTACGTGGCGCGCTGCTGAAGCAGATCAAGGACAAGGCCGTGGTGCACGGCAAGGTGACCCTGTCGTCGGGTCTGGAGGCGGACTACTACGTCGACCTGCGGCGTATCACCCTCGACGGGGAGGCCGCGCCGCTGGTCGGCCAGGTGCTGCTCGACCTCACCGCCGACCTGGAGTTCGACGCGGTCGGCGGCCTCACCATGGGTGCCGACCCGGTCGCCGCGGCCATGCTGCACGCCGCCGCGGCCCGCGGCCGGAAGGTCGACGCCTTCGTCGTCCGCAAGGCCGCCAAGGCGCACGGCCTCCAGCGCCGCGTCGAGGGCCCGGACATCGCCGGCCGCCGGGTGCTGGTCGTCGAGGACACCTCCACCACCGGCGGCTCCCCGCTGGCCGCCGTCGAGGCGGTGCGCGAGGCGGGCGCCGAGGTCGTGGCCGTGGCGACCATCGTCGACCGGGCGACCGGCGCCGCCGAGAAGATCGAGGCGGGGGCCGGGGTGCCGTACCGCTTCGCGTACTCCAAGGACGAGCTCGGCCTGGACTGA
- a CDS encoding aldose epimerase family protein, which yields MSNDDITLTAGDAQVTVQPGNGGRIGGLSIKGAQLLRQRDRFGCFPMVPWCGRIRDGRFRDGATVRQMPLNSPPHAIHGTARDGAWRTARTTPDEAVITYDLVDPWPHSARVTQVVALTESSLTLTMSIETYQDSFPAQIGWHPWFNRTLGGTDVELDFTPAWQEERGDDHLPTGNRIDPKPGPWDDCFGMPDGVDVTLTWPGQLALKVTSPEKWVVVYDEQDAAVCVEPQTGPPNGLNTLPRLVTPLEPLEATTTWSWTRL from the coding sequence GTGAGTAACGATGACATCACGCTGACCGCGGGCGACGCGCAGGTGACCGTGCAACCGGGCAACGGCGGAAGAATCGGCGGCCTAAGCATCAAAGGCGCCCAACTCCTGCGCCAGCGAGACCGTTTCGGCTGCTTCCCCATGGTCCCCTGGTGCGGCCGGATCAGGGACGGCCGCTTCCGCGACGGCGCCACCGTCCGCCAGATGCCGCTGAACTCCCCGCCGCACGCCATCCACGGCACGGCTCGCGACGGCGCCTGGCGCACCGCCCGCACCACCCCCGACGAGGCGGTGATCACGTACGACCTGGTGGACCCCTGGCCGCACAGCGCCCGTGTCACCCAGGTCGTCGCCCTGACCGAGAGCTCCCTGACGCTCACCATGTCGATCGAGACGTACCAGGACTCCTTCCCGGCGCAGATCGGCTGGCACCCGTGGTTCAACCGCACCCTCGGCGGCACCGACGTCGAGCTCGACTTCACCCCCGCCTGGCAGGAGGAGCGCGGGGACGACCACCTGCCCACCGGCAACCGCATCGACCCCAAGCCGGGCCCCTGGGACGACTGCTTCGGCATGCCCGACGGCGTTGACGTCACCCTCACCTGGCCCGGACAGCTCGCGCTCAAGGTCACCAGCCCCGAGAAGTGGGTCGTGGTCTACGACGAGCAGGACGCCGCGGTGTGCGTGGAGCCGCAGACCGGCCCGCCCAACGGCCTGAACACGCTCCCGCGCCTGGTCACCCCGCTGGAGCCGCTGGAGGCCACGACCACCTGGAGCTGGACCCGCCTCTAA
- a CDS encoding SRPBCC domain-containing protein: MELEVFVPVATARLREALSDPARVARALPGLQRDAGAETPMAGRLKVRVGGHTITYRGSLSIASKEDGSYELEGDATEARGTGSVKLSLTLRPSETDDGSTLTITATAKADGRITQLPQEQVHSAVTRLLTRFAENLGTKAEPEKAEPEKAEEPESAAEQPEEPEQPELEQPAAAEAEAAPEAAHARRTMIGRSAEEVDHAPPRGRYAPVPAPQPSPPVNTLRWAAPAAALAVASAIVVSRVLRRRR, encoded by the coding sequence ATGGAGCTTGAGGTGTTCGTCCCGGTGGCCACGGCCCGCTTGCGGGAGGCCCTGTCCGACCCCGCCCGGGTAGCCCGAGCCCTCCCCGGGCTCCAACGGGACGCGGGCGCCGAGACCCCGATGGCCGGCCGCCTGAAGGTGCGGGTGGGCGGCCACACGATCACCTACCGAGGTTCACTGAGCATCGCCTCCAAGGAAGACGGCTCCTACGAGCTGGAGGGCGACGCGACGGAGGCAAGGGGCACGGGCTCGGTGAAGCTGTCCCTGACCCTCCGGCCGAGCGAAACGGACGACGGCTCGACCCTCACGATCACCGCCACGGCCAAAGCGGACGGCCGCATCACCCAACTCCCCCAGGAGCAGGTCCACTCGGCAGTCACCAGGCTGCTGACCCGCTTCGCAGAGAACTTGGGAACGAAGGCGGAGCCGGAGAAGGCGGAGCCGGAGAAGGCGGAAGAGCCGGAGAGCGCGGCGGAGCAGCCGGAGGAGCCGGAGCAGCCGGAGTTGGAACAGCCCGCAGCCGCCGAGGCCGAGGCAGCCCCAGAAGCGGCGCACGCCAGACGCACGATGATCGGCCGCTCCGCCGAAGAAGTCGATCACGCCCCGCCCCGAGGGCGGTACGCCCCCGTCCCCGCCCCCCAACCCTCCCCACCGGTCAACACCCTCCGCTGGGCCGCCCCCGCCGCCGCCCTCGCCGTAGCCTCCGCGATCGTCGTCAGCCGAGTCCTGAGAAGACGCCGCTGA